A genomic stretch from Helianthus annuus cultivar XRQ/B chromosome 1, HanXRQr2.0-SUNRISE, whole genome shotgun sequence includes:
- the LOC110931323 gene encoding receptor-like protein EIX2, with amino-acid sequence MGRSRRSFRFSISVFLLVHFILIRREAAETRCIESERRALLRLKRGFVDDHGLLSSWSNHRSSQDCCLWRGVDCNNKTGNVIVLDLHGYWSDDLDAVVQLSGDINSSLLDLKHLNHLDLSFNSFTRIPEFVGSLRKLRYLNLSSTSLEVSKVPPQLGNLSNIQILDFSYSSIVLRNTEWLSKLSSLEYLSLSGVDLSKSSNLLENVITRLPSLFELHLVFCLLPKFSTNTLLPITNFSKVLSILDISDNYLPPSMIYPWLFNFSNSLIDIDLSYNELNGSIPEAFCAFTSLQKLDLTTNGLKGRIPTSFGNFSNLRSLYLGGNSLKEDLSNFFHLLKPAEKSLQVLDLSSNELFGSLPDVTKFAALKELYLPNNDIKGSFPERFEHISNLVIIDLADNHITGLIPDLSALSSLQELYFERNNLRGTLADKIMPLFELQSLGASSNLLNGTITETHVSNLSRLVYLDLSYNSLALEIDHVWSPTFSLDVMSFSSCKLGPSFPTWLQTQKNFSILDISATQINDSVPDWFWDQLTPNLRYLNLSSNQIHGIVPNLLYGNQPYIDLRSNNFYGPVPLFPSNTQTLVLRNNMFSGSVSFLCNFTTIFRLDLSNNQLSGELPDCWINLTNFFYVNLENNKLSGRIPASMGSLTYLQMLSLRSNNLTGELPSSLKNCTMLTLLDVGENSLSGRIPTWIGKSLTELRVLSLTSSGFHGTMPTSLCRLSKMQILDLSINNISGSIPRCLSNLKGMTDETKKVQFFGWNTVGLSRTRLSIKRDTYTFEALLQWKGRQYQYSNTLGLVTSLDLSSNSLNGEIPREITNLSGLVALNLSRNNLTWRIPQDIGRLRWLDFLDLSRNYLSGGIPVSLSQLTNLGLLDLSYNNLSGRIPTSTQLQSFGASSYTGNPALCGLPLSNPCPGDLVPDQSPRTTVETEDIGDQDKLITRGFFICLSTGLALGFWGFFGTLFISDSWRYAYLKFLDHITNWIYVVIAVNYNRLLRRS; translated from the coding sequence ATGGGTAGAAGTAGAAGGTCGTTTCGCTTTTCTATTTCCGTCTTTCTACTTGTACATTTCATATTAATCAGAAGAGAGGCTGCTGAAACAAGGTGCATTGAGAGCGAGCGAAGAGCACTCCTTCGCTTAAAACGTGGATTTGTGGATGATCATGGCTTACTCTCTTCTTGGAGTAATCATAGAAGCTCACAAGATTGCTGTTTATGGCGAGGCGTAGACTGCAACAACAAAACTGGCAATGTCATAGTGCTCGATCTTCATGGATATTGGTCAGATGATCTTGACGCTGTAGTTCAATTAAGTGGCGACATTAACTCTTCACTGCTTGATTTAAAACACTTGAATCATTTGGACCTCAGTTTTAATAGCTTCACCCGGATCCCAGAATTCGTTGGTTCCCTCAGAAAACTTCGCTATCTCAATCTTTCCTCCACTAGTTTAGAGGTATCCAAAGTCCCCCCTCAGTTAGGGAATCTATCAAACATACAAATTCTTGATTTCTCATATTCTTCAATTGTTTTAAGAAACACAGAGTGGCTATCAAAACTTTCCTCACTTGAATACCTAAGTCTCAGCGGTGTAGACCTCAGCAAGTCTAGTAATCTGTTAGAAAATGTGATCACGCGCCTTCCTTCCCTTTTCGAACTACACCTAGTTTTTTGTCTTCTTCCAAAATTTTCCACTAATACGTTACTTCCAATAACCAATTTCTCAAAAGTTCTTTCTATTCTAGATATCTCCGATAACTATCTTCCCCCCTCTATGATATATCCTTGGTTATTCAACTTCAGTAACAGCCTCATCGATATTGACCTCTCATACAACGAGTTAAATGGCTCCATTCCTGAAGCTTTTTGCGCATTCACGTCCCTACAGAAGTTAGATTTGACCACCAATGGTCTCAAAGGCCGTATCCCAACATCGTTTGGAAACTTCAGCAACTTACGATCGTTATACTTAGGTGGGAACAGTCTCAAAGAAGACCTTTCCAACTTCTTCCATCTCTTGAAACCAGCAGAGAAGTCACTCCAAGTTTTGGACTTGAGTTCGAATGAGTTATTCGGTTCCTTGCCTGATGTTACAAAGTTCGCCGCCTTAAAAGAATTATATCTTCCGAACAATGATATAAAGGGATCATTTCCAGAAAGATTCGAGCATATCTCGAATCTCGTCATCATTGACTTGGCTGATAATCATATCACTGGATTGATCCCGGATCTTTCAGCTCTTTCTTCATTGCAGGAGTTATATTTTGAGAGAAACAATTTGCGAGGGACTCTCGCAGATAAGATTATGCCTCTTTTTGAGCTTCAAAGTTTAGGGGCATCTTCAAACTTGTTGAATGGTACGATCACTGAGACTCACGTATCAAATCTTTCTCGTCTAGTTTACCTTGATTTGTCATATAACTCGCTGGCTCTCGAAATTGATCATGTTTGGTCTCCAACTTTTTCCCTCGATGTCATGTCATTTTCATCTTGCAAGTTGGGTCCTTCTTTTCCCACCTGGCTACAAACTCAGAAGAATTTCTCCATACTTGACATCTCGGCTACACAAATCAACGACTCTGTCCCAGATTGGTTCTGGGATCAGTTAACACCGAACCTTCGTTACCTGAATCTGTCATCTAATCAAATTCATGGCATTGTTCCAAATTTGTTGTATGGGAACCAACCTTACATTGATTTAAGATCCAATAACTTTTACGGCCCTGTCCCATTGTTTCCTTCAAACACACAAACATTAGTTCTCCGCAATAATATGTTTTCAGGATCAGTTTCCTTCTTGTGTAATTTCACCACCATATTTCGACTTGATCTTTCGAATAACCAACTGTCAGGAGAGCTTCCGGATTGCTGGATAAACTTAACTAACTTCTTTTACGTTAATCTTGAAAACAATAAATTGTCAGGGAGAATCCCCGCATCAATGGGATCCCTTACATATCTTCAAATGTTAAGTTTGCGTAGCAACAACCTAACCGGAGAGTTGCCATCTTCCTTAAAGAACTGCACCATGTTGACACTACTTGATGTCGGAGAAAATAGCCTCTCAGGTCGCATACCTACTTGGATTGGAAAAAGCCTAACGGAGTTGCGTGTTCTTAGCTTAACATCTAGTGGGTTCCATGGTACCATGCCTACAAGTTTATGCAGGCTTTCCAAAATGCAGATTTTGGATCTCTCTATCAACAATATCTCTGGAAGCATACCCAGGTGCCTCAGCAATCTCAAAGGCATGACCGACGAAACAAAAAAAGTTCAGTTTTTTGGGTGGAACACCGTGGGGCTATCGCGCACTAGGCTCTCGATTAAGCGAGATACATATACGTTTGAAGCATTGTTGCAATGGAAAGGAAGACAATATCAATACAGTAACACCTTAGGTCTGGTTACTAGCCTTGATCTCTCTAGCAACTCCCTCAACGGTGAGATACCACGTGAAATTACCAATCTTTCTGGACTTGTTGCATTAAACCTTTCCAGAAACAACTTAACCTGGCGAATTCCTCAAGATATTGGAAGATTACGTTGGCTGGATTTCCTTGATTTATCAAGAAACTATCTGAGTGGTGGGATCCCAGTAAGCCTTTCGCAGTTGACCAATCTTGGCCTGCTGGACCTTTCATACAATAACTTGTCAGGAAGGATACCAACTAGCACTCAGTTACAGAGCTTTGGTGCTTCATCCTACACCGGGAATCCTGCACTTTGTGGGCTTCCGCTTAGTAATCCATGCCCTGGAGATTTGGTTCCTGATCAAAGCCCAAGAACTACAGTAGAAACTGAAGACATTGGAGATCAAGATAAGCTTATTACTCGTGGTTTTTTCATTTGCCTTTCGACTGGATTAGCACTTGGATTCTGGGGATTTTTTGGAACTTTGTTTATAAGTGATTCATGGAGATATGCATATCTCAAGTTCTTGGACCATATCACAAACTGGATTTATGTTGTGATAGCTGTGAATTACAACAGGCTGCTGAGGCGGTCTTGA